One window from the genome of Campylobacter concisus encodes:
- the infC gene encoding translation initiation factor IF-3 — MSKENEVLLNEDIRAREVRCVGDDGTAYGVISREEALEISNKLGLDLVLIAPDAKPPVCKIMDYGKFRYQQEKKQKEAKKKQKTIEIKEIKLSVKIAQNDINYKVKHASEFLQDGKYVKFRVFLKGREMSTPEAGVAMLEKVWEMIKDEADRDKEPIIEGRYVNMLVTPKKG, encoded by the coding sequence TTGAGTAAGGAAAATGAAGTATTGCTCAATGAGGACATAAGGGCGAGAGAGGTAAGATGTGTAGGGGATGATGGCACGGCATACGGTGTCATCTCAAGAGAAGAGGCTTTAGAGATCTCAAATAAGCTTGGGCTTGATCTAGTGCTTATAGCGCCAGACGCGAAGCCGCCAGTTTGCAAGATAATGGACTATGGTAAATTCCGCTATCAGCAAGAGAAAAAGCAAAAAGAGGCTAAGAAAAAGCAAAAAACCATCGAGATAAAAGAGATAAAACTCTCTGTCAAGATCGCCCAAAACGATATAAACTACAAGGTTAAACACGCAAGCGAGTTTTTGCAAGATGGCAAATACGTTAAATTTCGTGTATTTTTAAAGGGTCGCGAGATGAGCACCCCAGAGGCTGGCGTAGCCATGCTTGAGAAGGTCTGGGAGATGATCAAGGATGAGGCTGACCGCGACAAAGAGCCTATAATAGAAGGTCGTTATGTAAATATGCTTGTAACTCCAAAAAAGGGTTAA
- the thrS gene encoding threonine--tRNA ligase, with translation MSDIIAYKLNGEIVDTQSIAGRESSAEPIYFDNSKEALHVIRHSCAHLMAQAIKSLYPKAKFFVGPNVEDGFYYDFRVDDEGTKLGESDLAAIEDKMKELAEKKFDIIKTCSTKANMSDKFKDDDLKQEVLKRIPDGEVSSYSQGDFEDLCRGPHVPNTKFLKFFKLTRVAGAYLGGDESREMLTRIYGTAYADKESLKEHIRIIEEAKKRDHRKLGTEMKLFTFDEEVGGGLPIWLPNGGRLRSKLEQILYKAHRDRGYEPVRGPELLKADVWRRSGHYANYKENMYFTTIDETEYGIKPMNCVGHIKVYQSDIRSYRDLPLKFFEYGVVHRHEKSGVLHGLFRVREFAQDDSHIFCMPSQIKENILEILKFAGKIMENFGFHYEMEISTKPAKAIGGDEIWETATKALKEALDENGFKYGIDEGGGAFYGPKIDIKITDALKRKWQCGTIQVDFNLPERFDLGYIDANNERQRPVMLHRALLGSFERFIGILLEHTAGELPFFIAPTQVVIVPISDTHLEYAKEISRELRKINVDSEIASKNESLNKRIRTAEKQRVPMIVVLGDNEVANKSVALRDRQARTQSDMSLAEFINLTKEKLSEVHF, from the coding sequence ATGAGCGATATCATCGCATACAAACTAAATGGCGAAATAGTCGATACTCAAAGTATCGCAGGGCGTGAGAGTAGTGCTGAGCCTATCTATTTTGACAACTCAAAAGAGGCACTACACGTTATCAGACACTCCTGTGCGCACCTCATGGCACAAGCTATCAAATCACTCTATCCAAAGGCGAAATTCTTTGTCGGACCAAACGTAGAAGATGGATTTTATTATGATTTTAGAGTTGATGATGAGGGCACGAAGCTAGGCGAGAGCGATCTAGCTGCAATCGAAGATAAGATGAAAGAGCTTGCTGAGAAGAAATTTGATATCATCAAAACCTGCTCAACCAAAGCTAATATGAGCGATAAATTTAAAGATGACGACCTAAAGCAAGAGGTCTTAAAAAGAATTCCAGATGGCGAAGTGAGCAGCTACTCGCAAGGGGATTTTGAAGATCTTTGCCGCGGACCACACGTACCAAATACTAAATTTTTAAAATTTTTCAAACTTACACGCGTGGCTGGCGCATATCTTGGCGGCGATGAGAGCCGTGAGATGCTAACTAGAATTTACGGCACAGCCTATGCAGATAAAGAGAGCTTAAAAGAGCACATCCGAATCATCGAAGAGGCCAAAAAGCGCGACCACAGAAAGCTTGGCACCGAGATGAAACTATTTACTTTTGATGAAGAAGTGGGTGGCGGCTTGCCGATATGGTTACCAAATGGTGGACGCTTGCGCTCTAAGTTAGAGCAAATTTTATACAAAGCTCACCGCGACCGTGGCTACGAGCCAGTGCGAGGACCTGAGCTTTTAAAGGCTGACGTGTGGAGAAGAAGCGGCCACTACGCAAACTATAAAGAAAATATGTACTTTACGACGATCGACGAGACAGAGTATGGCATCAAGCCGATGAACTGCGTTGGTCACATCAAAGTCTATCAAAGTGATATCAGGTCTTACCGCGATCTACCGCTTAAATTTTTCGAATACGGCGTCGTACATCGCCATGAAAAAAGTGGCGTTTTACATGGACTTTTTAGAGTTCGCGAATTTGCACAAGATGACTCACATATCTTTTGTATGCCAAGTCAAATCAAAGAAAATATCCTAGAAATTTTAAAATTTGCTGGCAAGATAATGGAAAATTTTGGCTTTCACTATGAGATGGAAATTTCGACCAAACCTGCAAAAGCGATCGGCGGAGATGAAATTTGGGAAACGGCGACCAAAGCGCTAAAAGAAGCTCTTGATGAAAATGGCTTTAAATACGGTATCGATGAGGGCGGCGGCGCATTCTACGGTCCAAAGATCGACATTAAAATCACTGACGCGCTAAAGCGAAAATGGCAGTGTGGCACGATACAGGTGGACTTTAACTTGCCAGAACGTTTTGATCTAGGCTACATCGACGCAAATAACGAAAGACAGCGCCCTGTAATGCTCCACAGAGCTTTACTTGGTAGTTTTGAGAGATTTATAGGAATTTTACTTGAGCACACTGCTGGTGAGTTGCCATTTTTCATCGCTCCTACTCAGGTCGTCATCGTGCCTATTAGTGACACGCATTTAGAATACGCAAAAGAAATTTCACGTGAGCTAAGAAAGATCAACGTCGATAGCGAGATAGCAAGTAAAAATGAGAGTTTAAATAAGAGAATAAGAACGGCAGAAAAACAAAGGGTGCCTATGATAGTCGTGCTAGGAGACAACGAAGTAGCGAACAAGAGCGTTGCGTTGCGCGATAGACAGGCTAGGACGCAGAGCGATATGAGCTTGGCGGAATTTATAAATTTAACGAAGGAGAAACTTAGTGAGGTACATTTTTGA
- a CDS encoding YbaK/EbsC family protein, which translates to MSEQIFNKIHDLLSKNEAKFRVIDHESATTSEEVAKLRGTKMSQGAKALVCSIKGVDEEKFRQIFKDENVLNDYLLSDEKPAMKAGKIYILAILPADMQANLDSLTQKFDGKRASLASPDEVLALTDCVFGSVPPFSFHKNLHIVVDERLLQRNDEIAFNAGLLDRSIILNTKDYTKIVQPMLINFAE; encoded by the coding sequence GTGTCTGAGCAAATTTTTAATAAAATCCACGATCTCCTTAGTAAAAACGAGGCTAAATTTAGAGTGATAGATCATGAGAGTGCGACCACTTCAGAAGAGGTGGCAAAACTTAGAGGAACAAAGATGAGCCAAGGCGCAAAGGCTCTAGTTTGCTCTATTAAAGGAGTGGATGAGGAGAAATTTAGGCAAATTTTTAAAGATGAAAATGTACTAAATGATTATTTACTAAGCGATGAAAAGCCAGCGATGAAGGCTGGTAAAATTTATATTTTGGCTATTTTGCCAGCCGATATGCAAGCAAATCTTGATAGCTTGACACAAAAATTTGACGGCAAAAGAGCAAGCCTAGCTAGTCCAGATGAGGTTTTGGCATTGACAGATTGTGTTTTTGGTTCAGTGCCACCATTTAGCTTTCATAAAAATTTACACATTGTAGTTGATGAAAGGCTACTACAAAGAAACGATGAGATCGCATTTAATGCGGGACTACTCGATAGATCGATCATTTTAAATACAAAAGATTATACAAAGATAGTGCAACCAATGCTAATAAATTTTGCAGAATAA
- the ung gene encoding uracil-DNA glycosylase has product MQINLDDIKIEPSWKEVLKDEFLSENFARIKENFLKAKSAGVVYPPSPLIFNAFNLTPFHDVKVVILGQDPYHGANQAMGLSFSVPNGVKVPPSLVNIYKEIYADLGIKEPNSGDLTKWAKQGVLLLNSTLSVSAGVANSHASFGWQGFTDAVIKKISQNLQNVVFMLWGNPARAKAPLIDASKHLILEAAHPSPLARGAFFGCRHFSKTNIYLANHGKTPIDWDLNVKI; this is encoded by the coding sequence ATGCAGATAAATTTAGATGATATAAAGATCGAGCCAAGTTGGAAAGAGGTGCTAAAAGATGAGTTTTTGAGCGAAAATTTCGCTCGCATCAAAGAGAATTTCTTAAAAGCAAAGAGTGCTGGCGTCGTCTATCCACCAAGTCCACTCATTTTTAATGCATTTAATCTAACGCCATTTCACGATGTCAAAGTCGTAATCCTAGGACAAGATCCATATCACGGCGCAAATCAAGCCATGGGGCTAAGCTTTTCGGTACCAAATGGCGTAAAAGTCCCACCAAGTCTTGTGAATATTTATAAAGAAATTTACGCTGATCTTGGCATAAAAGAGCCAAATAGCGGCGATCTCACAAAATGGGCAAAACAAGGCGTGCTGCTTCTAAACTCAACTTTAAGCGTTAGCGCTGGAGTGGCAAATTCCCACGCTAGCTTTGGCTGGCAGGGCTTTACTGACGCTGTAATAAAAAAGATTAGCCAAAATTTACAAAACGTAGTTTTCATGCTTTGGGGCAATCCAGCTAGAGCCAAAGCACCGCTCATTGACGCTAGCAAGCACCTCATCTTAGAGGCAGCACATCCAAGCCCACTGGCTCGTGGCGCATTTTTTGGCTGCCGACACTTTTCAAAGACAAATATCTATCTAGCAAACCATGGCAAAACGCCAATAGACTGGGATCTAAACGTAAAAATTTGA
- a CDS encoding pyridoxamine 5'-phosphate oxidase family protein, protein MRRKDRELSREDGLKIIDECEYAVISCVDDEGEIFSVPISPVRVGESIFIHGATAGCKAKLLQDGRKVEFVCVSFNKVPHLSESELDAIKDDGKALGGKVFTTEYKSAIAKTKVYEITDEAKKYEILKILSLKYTAYAMNTFETAAQYGLKITKIYEFKIESLSAKAKILPKPAK, encoded by the coding sequence ATGAGACGAAAAGATAGAGAGCTAAGCCGTGAAGATGGCTTAAAAATCATAGATGAATGCGAATATGCGGTAATTTCATGTGTGGATGATGAGGGAGAAATTTTTAGCGTACCGATCTCGCCTGTTAGAGTTGGTGAAAGTATTTTTATACACGGAGCTACCGCTGGCTGTAAGGCAAAACTACTTCAAGATGGACGAAAAGTAGAGTTTGTCTGCGTTAGTTTTAACAAGGTCCCGCATCTAAGCGAAAGCGAGCTAGATGCGATAAAAGACGATGGCAAGGCACTTGGAGGCAAGGTTTTTACGACTGAGTACAAAAGTGCCATCGCAAAAACTAAAGTTTACGAGATCACAGACGAAGCTAAAAAATATGAAATTTTAAAAATTCTCAGCCTAAAATATACAGCTTATGCGATGAACACCTTTGAAACAGCGGCTCAGTATGGGCTAAAGATCACTAAAATTTATGAGTTTAAGATAGAAAGTCTTAGCGCGAAAGCTAAAATTTTGCCAAAACCAGCAAAGTAA
- a CDS encoding replication-associated recombination protein A: MFRPKNLDKICGQKAVKAAFLKFIASSKIPHSIFYGPAGCGKTSFARAVASGANYDFYEFDGGNLKIDDFRKILKNYENALNKPLFFIDEIHRLSKTQQEALLIPMENYKALVIGASTENPFFTLSSGIRSRSMLFEFRPLSSNDFEELLGKIREQISFSIDEEAKEYLFKSSGGDARAMLNLLEFAVTLDENVSLENLKTLRQNALKEGAKEDDTHYELASAFIKSLRGSDENAVIYYLARLIDSGESADFIARRMAIFASEDIGNANPNALNLAASTLSAVKEIGFPEARIILAQCAIYLASSPKSNSSYNAINAALRYVQSEEILKIPPYLKNHTKESKDYLYPHDFGGWVEQKYLEKPLVFYKSKGIGFEKTLNEWLEKIRSKG; this comes from the coding sequence ATGTTTAGACCAAAAAACTTGGATAAAATTTGCGGACAAAAGGCGGTTAAAGCGGCATTTTTAAAATTTATAGCCTCTAGCAAAATCCCACACTCCATCTTTTATGGTCCAGCAGGCTGTGGCAAGACGAGCTTTGCAAGAGCTGTGGCGAGTGGGGCAAACTACGACTTTTACGAATTTGATGGCGGAAATTTAAAGATAGATGACTTTCGCAAAATTTTAAAAAACTACGAAAACGCCTTAAATAAGCCACTCTTTTTCATAGACGAGATCCACAGACTTAGCAAAACCCAACAAGAAGCACTGCTAATTCCCATGGAAAACTACAAAGCCCTAGTCATCGGCGCTAGCACGGAAAATCCCTTTTTCACACTAAGCTCAGGCATCAGAAGTCGCTCGATGCTATTTGAGTTTAGGCCGCTTAGCAGCAACGACTTTGAGGAGCTTCTTGGCAAGATCAGGGAGCAAATTTCATTTAGCATAGATGAAGAGGCAAAGGAGTATCTCTTTAAAAGTAGTGGCGGCGACGCAAGAGCTATGCTAAATTTATTAGAATTTGCCGTCACACTTGATGAAAATGTGAGCTTAGAAAATTTAAAAACACTTCGCCAAAACGCCCTAAAAGAGGGAGCAAAAGAGGACGACACGCACTACGAGCTAGCAAGTGCTTTTATAAAAAGCCTGCGTGGCAGCGACGAAAACGCCGTCATATACTATCTTGCAAGACTCATAGACTCTGGCGAGAGTGCAGACTTCATCGCTAGAAGGATGGCGATATTTGCCAGCGAAGACATCGGCAACGCAAATCCAAATGCACTAAATTTAGCTGCCAGCACGCTTAGCGCGGTAAAAGAGATAGGTTTTCCAGAGGCTAGGATCATACTGGCTCAGTGTGCTATCTATCTAGCCAGCTCGCCAAAGTCAAACTCCAGCTACAACGCGATAAATGCCGCACTAAGATACGTGCAAAGCGAGGAAATTTTAAAAATTCCACCATATCTAAAAAATCACACAAAAGAGAGCAAGGACTACCTTTATCCGCATGATTTTGGCGGCTGGGTCGAGCAAAAATATCTAGAAAAACCGCTCGTTTTTTACAAAAGCAAGGGCATAGGCTTTGAAAAAACGCTAAATGAGTGGCTAGAAAAGATAAGGTCTAAGGGCTAA